The Anopheles maculipalpis chromosome 3RL, idAnoMacuDA_375_x, whole genome shotgun sequence genomic sequence TAGCAGCAATCGATGCGTTCCCATGGTTCATTCTTAGCCGTGGACTGGTGATCGTTATCTGGCTACCCTTCGAAACTGGAGCGGTACGGTTCCTTTCACAATAATGGCCGACCGGTCGACGCTGAATGATTAGATCGAACGATcgagttctgtttggttggttCGTCGATCGGAATCAGCATTTGCTGGAGATAGAGTGGAAGCCTTTGCTATGTTGTGGGGCTGATGGAGTAGAGCgctttattgttttaatttttattattattttgttccaAAAGGAGTTCGaaggtttgaaaattgtgGGAGTTCAGTAAGAAATCTTTTTCGACCTTAATCAACCATTATCCTTCTGAAAATTCGAATAATTCTCCTATGCACCTGTTATTAGTTGTGTTCGCCAGCAAATCGGGGTGAACTTTCgggtgaagaaaataattggGTGAAGTCTTTGTGGgtggtttgttggttggttatTTCTACGGCTTTTGGCAAATGTAAAGGACTATACGCCTTGGAAAATGAagaggaaaattaataaaatgcaTGCAATCATTGCTTCTCCGTAGTAAAGAACCTTCTATTGATTCTGAAGTATCATTAATCAGGTGCAATTTGTTCACCAAATGCATACTGTACAAATTACTGTTAACATTAACATTCTCCTACCATTACAAGCTTGATTCGTTCGCAATAAAGGAGCCGATTATCAGCGAGCTATTAttcataccgttggatgtaaAGAATTTGCATGAAATGGCACTTAGCTGTCTGTCTGCGAGGCACTTTATCACATTATTAGTGACGGGTTTTCCATTCTTCTCGATCTCGTGCCGTCGTAGCTGGCAAAGCAGCTGGCAAACATTTTGCGTATCATTCGTATGCGCCAGGTTATCGGCATTGCACTGGGCAAATGGCGAACCATCCATAATTCTTCCCTGTCTTGACCCGCCAGGGCACACGAATGCAGTGTTTGTTTTGACGTACCAACTACTGAGGGCGCCCGCGGTAAAACGTTTGCGCGATGAATTGGTTAATTTTTTGACACGTGGTCGACATAATTGAGCGCGTGATTAATGGTTGTGCTGAAGAGGGCGAGAGCTTTTGTGAGGGTTTATGCTGGATGTCAATATATTTGGCTACTAGTGAAGGAGATGAGGTGAGGTGAGAAAAGTGTTTCTTACGCGAGTGGTACAATAAAACGGGTAAAGGTTACAGGTACACTTCGACCCGATTGAACAGACAAATCATGTTCCTGTTCATGTTTACATCAGACGAAGTAGATTACAGTATGTTGCTTACGACATAAAAGTACTGTGCTAGAATGCATTCATGTCGGGGTGGAAAGGTTTAATTTGAGTAAATTGTCTCCGAAAAAACCCCAAGCACAGATTTTAAGTTGATTTTCATGAAGGCAAATACCATCATAACGTATTGCCTGAAAGTTCATGACTCATCTCGTCTAGTGAGTGTGAAAAAATAATCCGTCATTCACAGGATTTCCCCGGCGTTAACTTAGCAAAGTTATTGCAGCAAGAAAATCGCTTATCAAACGTAAGCGCCGCCAGCATTAGTGTCACACCATTGCCACTCCCTCGCGAAGGTTTCGCGAGCTTCAACGGTCACTCTACGGCCCGACCGAACGTACCAGCGCTACGCAGAGCAAGCATTCGAAAGTGACGACGCTTACTAGCGCTAGGATTAAAACGACACCTGATGGACGAGAGTGTCGGCTGTCCAACAAGGTTTAGCCACGGAAAAGCTGGGTCAACGCCGCCAATATGACTGCAGTTACATACataagcacacatacacaaacacactgcagCTTTCACGAGTATGGATTAAAAGTGCGAAAAATGGTCAACGAGTGTCGGTGGACGAGAAAATCAATCGCGTCAATCGGTCAGTTTGTGGGACCAGTCCGggtgaagcatcaagcttccTTCGGTGCAGTTGAGTATTTGCACTTGATGTGGTTCTGTGCATTCGGCAGGGTTGGTCTGGCTGCTACCTAGTCTACCACTGTCATGCTTTATTAAAGTggagataaatttaaatagcATAAATGTGTTTCACGAACGACAAAATTGGTGTCAGATCGTTAGCGCGTGGAAAAGCTGGGCCTCCCTTACCAGTCAACCGAAAGGCAGATACTGGCTGTGGACGACGGGGCAGGGAGAGGGAGTGAgatggatagaaaaaaaaatctatctcTCGGTAGGTTTTGGAACAAGTCAAACAAGTGTTCTATTAGTAACCGACCTCCGAGTTGGTGGAATGTGCGATAACAGCTGTCGAACAAGAGGGTTATCAGTGCAGTGTAGACTGCTAGCTGGAATTTCCATTTCGATCCGATTTGCCAACGGCTAGTGCTAGAAAATTGGTTGGTGGTCTGACTGGAATTAGTTTTAATTGCATTTAAGGGGTTTTGAGTGGCTGCTACGAGACTTCTCTTGTTATGGTTCtatggaaattttcaaaatacgaAATACGATTCTAAGGATTTTACTTCCTTCCAAATGTTATCAGCGCAAAAGACAATATTCAACctttaatgaaattaaacttTGCGGAGCAAAACTGTTTGCATCATCCTGTGTCGATGAAATGAAGTAATCTTGACGTGAATTTCGATCAAGCCGCAAATCGtgactataaataaaaattttccttcAACGTAAACTGACAAGGTTCTGAGCAAACGCCGGGATAACATCCCTTGATCGGGTGCAGTTAATGGCGTGCAGCACGCATGACTATGTTGCAGAAGCAtatatttctatatttttggttcttttttttccttcaaacagCTTCTATTCCACTACTTTTGCAGTGCCATCGGATGGTGTAACATATACGTACGTACGTGCACGTTCGGTGTAAACTTGGGTGGGTGAAAATACATTTGATATAATTATACTGTATCGACACATTTCCTAACCATTTGCCAGCGTACACGATCGGTTCGAATCAGGTATGAATATGATAATAATACTGTGCACGCACCACACTCCGTCCACTGTAGCTGGATGGTGCGAAGATCGCGATTCCGACGTGCTCCTTAAGCGTATCGCTTAGGATAAGCTGTTTGTTCGCTTCGCAATTAAAGTCCGTCGATAAGGATCTGGAAAAACTCAGAAGATACGAGAAAAGCCGGGCAGTGATTGAACGGTCGTTTAAGGAGGTGCTGGTGCACCAACTTTATAGTTGTTGGTaagttaagatttttttttcatctgttGTTGCCTTAATTCCCCGAGGCTTGAATAAACTAACTTACCACTCTGTGGCccggtgcagcagcagcagcagcgacatgCGGTGTGCAGTAAAAGTAGTGTAGCGATGTGTTATAACCACCACGGCTAGTGTACGCTCTAGAAGTGGTGGTTTCAATGCCTAAGaagtgtggtttttgtttcattgccTTCCCATTCATCTCGCCCAAGATGGAGCGGAGCCGGGCAGGATAAGCGCTTAAAGTAGAATAGTGCCGCTAGGTAGAGCATCGTGACGGAGTCACGCACCACCGTTATGAATAAATAGAACAGCAAACATTACCCCTAGTGTGCCGATCGTTATCAGGCTAATACACTACACATGTAACCAGCCGCTATGCCGTCTGTAATTGTAACAAATCAATTTAGATCACCGGATAATGATTGGTTAGGGTGTTGATCAGGCAGGTCCAGTTGGTGCGATCGAAGCGGTAAGAGTGGAGAGCGACCCGCACAAACGCCACCGCCAACACATAAACCTGCGCTGCAGTGCTGCGAAACAACAACATGGCAGCATGTTAaggcaataaaaaagaatcaaattcaaaacaGCGTCGTGCGTTGATGAAGTCAAAAGTGCTGAAGTATTGAGCGCGGGAGTGGAAACTGTAATTTGGATGCTGTACTAAAATGCTCGGTTTGGTGCAGCGTCATTGTGGTACGTTGGAACAACCATATACTTAAGTTAAGCGGTGTTGATTTGGGGGTCGTGTTATCTTCATTGACGGATCGGTGTTAAGCATCGTTTAGATGTGTTTATGGTATCGATTTTGAGCGGAAAATTACTAGCTATTTAGAGGTTGTTTTTTGATAAACACTGTAAAGTAATTTATTGGCAATTTATTGTATTATTGAAAAAGCTAATTTAATTGATGCATTGTTCCATCACGAGACTGTTACTACCAATTTAAAATACTTCTCTCTGACTTGGTAGAATACGACTCTGACTTGGTAGAACCAATTATGGTTATAAACGTGATTAGCAGATCTTAGTGTACATTAACGATAAGTTTAGTTGTCACAGGTTCTTGTTATGCAGATCAATAAATGAAGTAAAATGCTTGCAAACATGTACACCGTGATAATTCACAGGTCAAACCGGTGCAGTTGTTATCACGTTAGCCAGTACTGCCATGCGGACCCCGTTTTCTTACACTGCAGAAACGCTTGATTGTGTAAATCAATTAGCAACGGTTTGCAGATTCCGTTTAATGAATACCGTACATGTCATTGACGGAATCCAACGGTCGTAATGTCACCTTTTGACGTTTCCGTTTGTGGACGATATCAAATTATGGTACGTAATGAACGCGAACAGGTTAGCGCTGCGGCTCCCCGCAGATCGTTTGCTAGCCCCGACGGGCTGGACATGGCACAAGCGTTGATTTTACTGAAGAAGTAATAGCGGCAGCTACGATCATTCGAATGTGCTCTTTAGTTGAGGCTGCTGCAGCAAAACTGTGGCTGAGCAGGCTGACGCTACTCTCGTTGctcaaacaaaccaaatgGGATCCTGTCGGTCATTTGAAATCGATTCTAGGCTAGCGCCTGCTGGATGCGGTAAGggtgagagaaagagtgagagaatTTCGTCACACGGTGCTGGCACGGTGATGGACGGTTGGTTGGTGCGTTCGTTGATCGTTACCGTTCACGGCCCTTGGTTCGCAGCGTGTATTGGCTgttgataaattattaattggCTGCTAGAATCCTACCAGATGGATACGCATGCAAGGAAACACCTGCAGGGCGTCCAACCACCCATGGGAGTTAGTTGGTTAGACCAGCGCTCGTCCAAACAGCTGGtggattttccatttccacacACCGTTATCTTACACACCGTCTAAACCAAACCTGAAGCTGACTGATGACGACCATGGCCGGGTACCACCTTCCCGTGTGGTTAAtctgatttaaattttcttttaattgctTCATTTATATTACTTAGGTCTCCTTCATTGGTAAGCTGGTTGGGTTTTTCGTTCATACGTTGTCAGCGAACCAAATGCGCCAGTGAACTATGATCGTACGGCGCATTCCAAAACCAATTGTGGCAAattcgtgtgcgtgcgtgcctaTTAATCCTGGTTCTGGCGTGACTGAAATTAATTCGTTTTCTACATTCTTGGCTTGAATGGTTGCAACAAACTACATCCTTAGACTGTGAAGATCTTGATGTCTCTTCCATTCCGCAATGGCGAGCTGAAGAACGTCCCGGACACACTAAGGTTATGTCCACTCCGTGCACCCTAGCGCATGTTGGGCGCTGTGGAAGTCACCCTGTGCAACTTGGCACCAGGCATACCCATTGCATAGTGGTGCTTTGAAGCTCGCCGCAATCGGGTGGCTTTTCTAGTGTGGTGCGGATCTTGCCCAGCTTCGGGCGGCTCAACCGTCCGGGGGTAGCAATTTTCATGACAGAAACATGTCAAATCAAGTCTTGATCGCGCGCACTAGCGTTGCAGCGACGAGCGACGAAGAATTTAGTGCGTTGACTGACACGGTGAAAGGTTTAGGACGTGGTACCGGCCTGTCTGGGCCGTTCATacgtatctgtgtgtgtgtgtgtttcacgGTGTGGGAAGACGGATTGTTTTAACCAGTGGATTTgtgcagtaaaacaaaaagcgcCACTGGCTAGTCATAGacgaaaaaaggcaaacaaaaagagttcttgctctttctctctctctctttcccttggAGAAGCCCTGCTCTATCACTGGAGCCCTTGGACACTTGGACTaggttttaatttataaaataaaactattgctaATACCACCGAGACACAGCGATAATGTTGCATTGAAGGGCCCAACATAAGAGTCGTCCAGAGTGGAGAAACTGTAAGGAACCCGTTTGGATGGTAGGTAATATAATTTTTCCGTTCGATTTAATCTATTTAATCGCATTGCCCACGGGGATTGTAGAGGGTACTTGGACGAAATGGGAGACAACTAAAAAACTCACCTTTACTCTCCTTCGCAGTGCTTTGTATGTGTATGGCCGTAAATCATCCAACGCTAACTGGTACTTACCGTGTCTAAATGGATGAACGTTTAgagtgtttcgtttgttttttttgttctgtgttTGTTAATGCTGCTATTGCGGTATGATTTTGTCAAGCTAAGGCAGGATACGTACAAAAAATAGTCATCTACTCTACTTTGTTGCTGACAAATCCGAACGATCGCGAATTGGCGGCCATGATGGTGAGAAAGATAAAGTTGCTGACAAACTATGCACAAAACAGGTATCGGTACTGACTCGCGTTCGCACTGGTAATGATGGTAGTTGAAATAAAGCCTTATATTACGGTTGATTAAATGACATCAAGCGTGAGGTGAAGAAAGAGATTTGGTTTGATTGCAATATTTGTTTCGTTACGTTAACGATGTGAAGATCGAACAAGTCTGATGAATTAAAAGCGATGAAGTGGGAATTTAAATGGTTTGCTACTAGTTAATATAAAGATGTTGGTTCTTCTTGTTGCTTTAACGACCTTCGAGAAATCACAGCGGCttatcaaatggcttactagccTTATAGAAGCCTGGTAGATAGGCTAGGGAACAGTTTCAATGGAATCTGAACACAGGTCCTGGTGTAcgaaattttgaataaaagatGGTCAACCATATTAATGAATTTGTGCAAAGAAATTGTTTCAGTTCTCCTAAGTTTTTGATGCTGTACAACAcagaatggaaaaaatatggATAATGGATAATAAATGGAAAGATTTAATCAAATTGGCTTCTCTCCTTCCATGGTCGTCTTCTGGCTGGCGTCATTCCTGCCCTTAACCACACTCAGCTTTAGTTCTTTGACATTGTGTTGTCAATTTTCGGTGACACACTACCCTAAACGACGCTCGAAATCGTTCAGATTGTAGgtgcttttccttccttcgtaCCGGgtgacaataaaaaaaaacccccggcATATATTTGACACCCGACACCTAACGCGTCTAGTACGCGGTACCTAAGAAAGGTGGCAAACCTTGGTTAGTGTTTTGGACAGTGTGCGACAGTGTCAACCAGTGTGTACCTTGTGCAGTGTGTATACGGCTCCAGTACGGCTCCacctactactgctgctattCCTTGCGGAACATTGGCGGATGGTCGTAGTGACCTCAAGGAAGTCCAGAAACTGGTGCATGAATAATCGCGCTCAGAATCAGCCGCCGCCGGTCTCGTGTTACCTTGGCTGAGTCACGTTTGTGCCGGTGCGACAGCGCACGCCACGTTTTGTGCGGTTCGGCAGTTTGCCCTAGGCGTTCGTTCTTTATCCTGGTTCCCTATTTTGGACTGGAGTACGCTATGGAATTGGCGAGTGTtgctcgtgtttttttttgcttcgatttCTTACTTTCAACCAGCCGTCACCTTTCGTTCTCGGAAATGAGGATCGTGGCTTGATAAAATGGCAACTATTCCCATCGTCAGCTGACCTTGGACGGGACAGTTTCGTAACATTCACGGTGGCGAAGTGCTCTGCACACTGTGTCATTGTATGGGAAAGGGATCTGATTTGCAGGTTCGGCTCTCGAAGGATGCAATCCgtaaaacaaaagtgaaatTTAATCCCCAACCCAGACGGCCAGAGACTCAGACTTGGTCAGAGGTCACGCTGGTGCATTATCCAACATATTGGCCCAGTAAAGCAGTTTTGGAAcggtttaaggtttttttttcctctttccttttttataaaatggGTGGTGACGTACGTATTGGAATGTTTAACTTTTTTGTGGCAGACCAGAAATTTTGGGCTAGATTAAGGGGTTTGTTTGTCCGTACAATTGAGTCAATAACCGTGTGTCGCTGTTTCGGTATCGCCTTGTGCGAGACTTTTGGGGACCCCAGCCACAGCGAGCACAGGTTGACCGTGGGGTGGAGTCAAATAAAATGGGAcgatgaaaacgaaacaaggTATATGCAGATAGTTTGTGCTTTGCATTGGATTAGCTTGGCGCCACAACCACCCATTCACGCACACTTTACCCACCCGTTTTTCGCACCCGACGCACAAATGCCTGCCGCGCGAAGGCGAGAGGGCGGAATGGATTAATATTTGCGCTAACGCGTTCCCTGACGCCCGGGCGCACGATAACTCCACATCTTAACCCTGGGCTCGATGGTTACGCtgtcaaataaaatttaatgcaaGGAGAGTTGCAAATGGGACgaaaatcaaaagcaaaaaaaaaacaatccagaCCACTCCACGATCAAATCTGGACCAATAACGTCGATGATTTATGTCCAGCACACGAATGTTGGAGTGCGTGCGAGGGTATGGACTTTTTTTactgctgtggctgctgctgctgcagttggAGCTTCTCATCAGTGGTCCGGGTAGAATCCGGCTACGTTGGACAGCAGTGGTGTCCTTTTGGCTGGTCAGTTTGTTGGTATGTTGCGTGTTAATTATAAGGCACCCGCCACTGCTTTGCTCCACCTCCCATGGTGACCTGGTTGGCCGAATCGAAGGTTGCGCTTGATCTGCGATCAATAGATTGGGCAATAGAAGCAGCAGACGTGGAAGGGATAATTAGGTGGAGACATTCCAAAGATGGATACAAGCGTGGGCCGTAAAGTTCTAGGTTCTTGGGCCAGATTCCTGCTGCTGGTTCGCCCTTCTTACGTCAGCTTGAACCGGATGCCTGGGTAAGATTCCGGATACGGATTCTCGATAGCACCAACTGGTCACGTTAGCGTCACGGTTAATGGTTATTAGTATGGTTGCGTTATTAAACCGTGGCCATTAAAAGCCACTCGTGGCTTTTGTCTTACCTCTGACTGTACTTATGATACAATGTTTCTCATGCGAACGAAAGCTACCTTACCTTTCATGATCAGCAGTGTGACTTGCCGAGTTAGTTCCTTGCGCTGGAGGGAATCGATCGATATGCGGAGTGTTAATTaaagtatatttttaaattattgtcgACGTCTCTAGAATGAGTAGCAACAATTATTTACTAAGCTTAACTTAACATCTGATATGACATAGCTATAcatgattttatttgcaaaagcTGTATGTATACTTACCCGTTGAAATTTCTATATATCTTTATTACataagatttcaaaaaaaaaaaaaaaaacatcctcgCTGATTAATACGCTGTAGTACATCATATTTATTAAATAGATAACAATCTTAACGTTCTATGAAAACCATTAATCTGCTCAAAACCTATCGACTCGAGTGACTGGTTAAGTGACGAACCCCTATTGTCATCAACTGCTCGGGTGCTTTTTCAGCTAAATTAGAGTATCACTGTTTATGCGGAAATGCGACTCACGAAATCAACAGAAGGAAGCAGATTAGGCTTCTATTGCACGATTCACCTACTTACGACCTTTCGCAAACATTCCGTCAAGCATAGTTCTTTGCATAAACGGGAACGTTACGGGAATGTTGACGCGACAGCATCGATTGCACCATTCGCTGCGACGCACGCTTCTGCTCATCCGGATGGAACAGGACCGGCCCATTGCGCGCCTGACGGTTAGTTTTCGTCTTAAAGTAGCTCGCATAATCAGGCCGCGCTGGTCCACGGGCAGAAAATTTGTACACCGCCGGTGTGGCAAAGTTTTTAAGTCCCGGTGTAGTTAGGGGTTTTAGCAGATTCTTTTTTGGCTTCGTGTCTACCTGGATCGCGTGCACTTTAGCTTTTTGAAGCGTAACGGGATGTGACACGTGATTGGTGTACTGTGCAAACGGTCGGAAGCTATCCTTTGTGTAGTACGGTCCAAGATCACTCTCGGAAAGCTGTGAAAAATCTACATCCGGCGAGATAGGCTTCAGCTTCGATAGATCCGGCGCTTTCACCTCCTCGATGCGGATGCTCGGTTTGAACAGGTCCTTCTCGGTGTCCACCTGCTCGGAGAAGAAATCGGACGAGTCGGAAACGTAATGCTTGTGGCTATGTTCCGTTTCCACCGTAACGTGATGAGGCTTCAGCTCGTCGTAGGAGTAGTGTTTGTAGATGGTTTTCGGTGGTTCGTAATGTTTGTACGCAACCAATGGCTTTTCGAGATTGACGTGTGGTTTCAACTCCAAGATTGAAGGAATTGGGCGCTTCTTTTCGCTGATTTCGGCAATATCCTTTTCGTGCTGGGGAAGATCCGAGCTAAGGATGAGATGGTCCTGCCCCTTGCTGAAGTGATTGATCTTCGACTGGGAATGGTGCTCATCGTAGTAGTGCGTCTTGTGCTCCTGATGATCGTGATCTCGCACGGGATGAGCGTTTGGGCCGTGTGTTTTAACAACCGCGTTGAATCCCGTTTTAGAATCAGCTGTGTAATCCACTTCGCGTATAGAACCGTCCGGCTCTACGACACTGTAGTGGCCCTTGACGATACCATCGTCACGCGTTTCCCATTGTGACTTCACATCACCGCTATGTAGATCTTTAACACCGTAGCTGAAGGAATACGCTGGATGAGCCTGTAACGGGATGGTATAAttagaacatttttaaatctacttcatgctaaaaaaattaaacacaaatcAATATAAACTCATTGCATCAATTTCATGCTCAGCCAACAGCGTATCGTGCCGGCACGAAACTGCATAATTTATCACGTGCGAATCATGCCGGAATGCATTTAAATGAGGTTCGCATGAAATTCGCGATCCGCCGTCGACTACCAACGCGATCCCCTGCGTTCAACAGATGCCGCCTTTTGTGTGGTCTAATTTAATTCACCCTCGTATGGCCACCTCCTTTTTCTCACACCAGCGCAAGATGTGTGGTGTGGGTCTTTGCACTTGTGCCACCACAttcgtttgatgttttaaGAGCATAAAGCAACATTAGTACATGACTGCGGTGAGAATAGCGAGTGGCGTTGCTGCACGCTTGCGGTTGCAGCGCGTTACAATGTAGCGTGTGCGCCATCGGATCGGAGAGAagtttatgataattttttaattagaaaaatatgttaaatcTAATGTGTAATAAAAGGTTTATTTGATACGCACGATAAGGGACAGTTGACGGTGCGTTGTATGGACAAGTGCCTGTAGATAGATTGAAGCACTATACACGATGCTGCCACGAAGGGCTGGGTGTAGAGCTTATTGGGCTTTTTATTGGGCTTGAAAGATATTATTTTAAGCGTAATAAAAATTTGATGACTAAATTTGGAAATTATTGTATTggataaaattagaaaaacaagcaaatgaaaacattaaCTATCTATCACTTTCATAGATCAAGAAATTAGTATAAATTTTGAAGGAAGTGCAAACAGAACATCCAATTCTTCGCTTCAAGATATCATAAAAAATAAGTGTTTTTGGTATCCAATCTTTTTCGCTTCTAAATTTGTTGTTTCGTGATCGTTTGCTTATGATGTGATATTTcacttcaaaataaaaaaatcaaaatctgCATGAAATGTCCAAACATTATAAATTAACAACGTTTTGCGTATAATTTGCCGCTCACTTCAACGGTACACTGCTCGCTGCTATCCTCGGCGGACTTTGGCGGATTTTGACAGCAATCATGAGCCTTCCCTTCGATTGATTTATACCACCAAGCCCTGTTGGCCACTTGTTGGCTCTAATTCTAGTTTAAGAGTAGTGCGTAAAGTGTTAAATGGCGCTCGCACATGAGTGGTTGAcaccaaaaaacacaaccaagcAGTGCATCAGTGGTTTACACTGCTACAAAAAAGGGGATTTAACATAAGTTAATGTAAATGTATCTAGAGGAAAATCCTCTGATCAGTGTTGGCAGACACCATGTTACAGGTTTGCaaattagtttattttaagaacgatcagtttttttttaggagaaaagagagaaaccGTGCAACCCATTAGTTGTGCTTTTGCAAAGTGCATCTAGTTTAAGTGCGTTCAGGAAGAGATAAGCAGAGCGACTGGTAAACGGGGTCCGTGCCTCATTTGCATCCGTGGTCGTGGTCCGGCGCTTATTGAGGGAGGTCAACCGAGGGTgacttatttttaaatcattgatGAATGCCATTACGATACGGTGGAATTAATAAGGAGAAGATATTATGCAACCAGTTAAGGAAAGAAagcataaacaacaaataaattaacgtTTTATAAATGATACTGAGCGTCCTAATGAAGCATATTTGATTTGGTGCACTAGAGCGAGTTGCGTAAGACAATTACTCGAACGATTGAGAGCAGAAAGTGGATGCGGTGGTGGGTTCACATACACGTAGG encodes the following:
- the LOC126562427 gene encoding uncharacterized protein LOC126562427 codes for the protein MLLLKHFLIVILASTSIGIVSCYKDSLHAYAPEYAHPAYSFSYGVKDLHSGDVKSQWETRDDGIVKGHYSVVEPDGSIREVDYTADSKTGFNAVVKTHGPNAHPVRDHDHQEHKTHYYDEHHSQSKINHFSKGQDHLILSSDLPQHEKDIAEISEKKRPIPSILELKPHVNLEKPLVAYKHYEPPKTIYKHYSYDELKPHHVTVETEHSHKHYVSDSSDFFSEQVDTEKDLFKPSIRIEEVKAPDLSKLKPISPDVDFSQLSESDLGPYYTKDSFRPFAQYTNHVSHPVTLQKAKVHAIQVDTKPKKNLLKPLTTPGLKNFATPAVYKFSARGPARPDYASYFKTKTNRQARNGPVLFHPDEQKRASQRMVQSMLSRQHSRNVPVYAKNYA